A region of Carnobacterium gallinarum DSM 4847 DNA encodes the following proteins:
- a CDS encoding ATP-binding cassette domain-containing protein yields MNLLTVSHLSKKYQEDIFQDISFELTEGQILGILGRNGIGKTTFLECLTGYCSIDEGKIQLNNCSQKNSEFREQTSYISTDHLFEGYQTIHAILQEYRLLFPKFQPKEALRMMLDWDVSPNKKWMELSKGSKDKVKIACELAKETPLIVLDEPFSALDYVARNQLKKMLLQQSGENKIIILSTNFIEGMDNLFTDILVLNRAKKATVYHLETEREEYGHSLRTIYEEEAYVTTN; encoded by the coding sequence ATGAATCTGCTAACAGTCAGCCACCTTAGTAAGAAGTATCAAGAAGATATTTTTCAGGACATTTCATTTGAATTAACTGAAGGTCAAATATTAGGTATTCTTGGTCGAAATGGTATTGGGAAAACAACATTTTTAGAGTGCTTAACTGGATATTGTTCGATAGATGAAGGTAAAATTCAACTCAATAATTGTTCACAAAAAAATTCGGAATTTAGAGAACAAACTTCTTACATCTCAACAGACCATTTATTTGAAGGGTATCAAACAATTCATGCCATCCTTCAAGAGTATCGACTTTTATTTCCAAAATTCCAGCCAAAAGAAGCACTGAGAATGATGCTAGATTGGGATGTTTCACCAAATAAAAAATGGATGGAACTTTCTAAAGGCAGCAAAGATAAAGTAAAGATTGCCTGTGAATTAGCAAAAGAAACTCCGCTAATTGTGCTAGATGAACCTTTTTCAGCACTGGATTATGTTGCTCGAAATCAATTGAAAAAAATGTTGTTACAGCAAAGTGGCGAAAATAAAATTATTATTCTTTCAACGAATTTTATTGAAGGAATGGATAACTTGTTTACTGACATTCTTGTTCTAAATCGAGCAAAAAAAGCAACGGTTTATCATCTGGAAACAGAGCGTGAAGAATACGGTCATTCATTACGAACTATTTATGAGGAGGAAGCATATGTTACAACTAACTAA
- a CDS encoding GntR family transcriptional regulator — protein MDFDESKPIYQQIIHQIESWIVNERWKSDVKVPSVRELAEELEVNPTTIQRAYSVLEQTEILVNQRGIGKFVTTKVERIQALRLELIERCLEEFISQLKKIDLTQKEQQYIIKKIKESV, from the coding sequence ATGGATTTTGATGAAAGTAAACCAATTTACCAACAAATTATCCATCAAATTGAAAGCTGGATCGTAAATGAACGTTGGAAGAGTGATGTAAAAGTTCCTTCAGTTAGAGAATTAGCAGAGGAATTAGAAGTGAATCCAACAACGATTCAGCGTGCGTACAGCGTCTTAGAACAAACAGAAATTTTAGTCAATCAGAGAGGAATTGGAAAATTCGTGACAACTAAGGTAGAAAGAATTCAAGCATTACGGCTTGAGTTAATTGAACGTTGCTTAGAAGAGTTTATCAGTCAATTAAAGAAAATTGACTTAACGCAGAAGGAACAACAGTATATTATTAAAAAAATTAAGGAGAGTGTCTAA
- a CDS encoding Crp/Fnr family transcriptional regulator: MELFKNNQQLITYLKNRIPQGNNWNEKNYVKQEIVIGEYKKAETIYFLLEGTATVEILSDDKQYISAFIFENDLFGIDSFSTFKQKSHTIRIISPTATIFSIKKTALLAALNHDPHYYELILTNFADIFQRHYGYFDFLHLSPTNRVHYTLNYLSDYIGIINLHNELELPKFITQDILAKFCRTSQSRISLSLKELYQTGWLLKKTIPLTINQTNC; encoded by the coding sequence ATGGAGCTTTTTAAAAATAATCAGCAACTGATTACATACTTAAAGAACCGCATCCCCCAAGGAAATAACTGGAATGAAAAAAACTATGTCAAACAAGAAATTGTGATCGGCGAATATAAAAAAGCTGAAACTATTTATTTTCTACTAGAAGGAACAGCAACCGTTGAAATACTAAGTGATGATAAACAATATATCTCAGCATTTATTTTTGAGAATGATCTTTTCGGCATAGATAGTTTTTCCACGTTTAAGCAAAAATCCCATACTATTCGGATCATTAGCCCGACTGCAACGATTTTTAGCATAAAAAAAACCGCTCTACTGGCGGCACTCAATCACGATCCACATTATTATGAATTGATTCTGACAAACTTCGCCGATATCTTTCAACGACATTATGGCTATTTCGATTTTCTACATCTATCCCCTACAAATCGCGTTCACTATACATTGAACTACTTAAGTGATTATATTGGCATTATTAATCTACATAATGAATTAGAATTGCCAAAATTCATTACACAAGATATTCTTGCCAAATTTTGTCGAACTTCTCAATCTCGCATCTCCCTTTCTTTAAAGGAACTTTATCAGACTGGTTGGCTATTAAAAAAAACAATCCCCTTAACCATCAATCAAACAAACTGCTAA
- the spxA gene encoding transcriptional regulator SpxA, giving the protein MVTLYTSPSCTSCRKARAWLEEHNIPYKERNIFSEPLNVPEIKAILRMTEDGTEEIISTRSKVFQELDVDLEDMPLQDLFELVQKNPGLLRRPIMLDEKRLQVGYNEDEIRRFLPREVRALELQQAQLLVSY; this is encoded by the coding sequence ATGGTCACATTATATACTTCACCTAGTTGTACTTCTTGTAGAAAAGCTCGAGCATGGTTAGAAGAACATAACATCCCTTATAAAGAAAGAAATATTTTTTCAGAACCTTTGAACGTTCCAGAAATCAAAGCAATTTTAAGAATGACAGAAGATGGAACAGAAGAGATTATCTCTACCCGGTCAAAAGTATTCCAAGAATTAGACGTGGATCTTGAAGATATGCCCTTACAAGACCTATTTGAATTAGTACAAAAAAATCCTGGCTTATTACGTCGTCCCATTATGTTAGATGAAAAGAGATTACAAGTTGGCTATAATGAAGATGAAATTCGTCGCTTCTTACCAAGAGAAGTTCGTGCTTTAGAATTACAACAAGCACAATTACTAGTTAGCTACTAA
- a CDS encoding ABC transporter ATP-binding protein — protein MAEINTEKKEKILQVKGLKQFFNVGQTNEVQAVNDISFDVFQGETFGLVGESGCGKSTTGRAIIRLYDPTSGEIIFQDKEVHDIKGKKDMLSFRRDMQMIFQDPYASLNPKMKVRDIIAEGIDIHGLASSTEDRNKQVDDLLKTVGLNPDHSTRYPHEFSGGQRQRIGIARALAVQPKFIICDEPISALDVSIQAQVVNLLMELQKEKGLTYLFIAHDLSMVKYISDRIGVMYFGKLVELASADEVYNNPLHPYTESLLSAVPLPDPNYERNRVRIPYKPRPESGAEEKLREITPGHFVYCAEADVPALQEKAAKYKK, from the coding sequence ATGGCTGAGATAAATACAGAGAAAAAAGAAAAAATTCTACAAGTTAAGGGCTTAAAACAGTTCTTTAATGTAGGACAGACAAATGAAGTTCAAGCGGTTAATGATATTAGCTTTGATGTTTTTCAAGGAGAAACTTTTGGATTAGTTGGTGAGTCTGGTTGTGGAAAATCAACAACCGGCCGTGCGATTATTCGTTTATACGATCCAACTTCTGGAGAAATTATTTTCCAAGACAAAGAAGTTCATGATATTAAAGGTAAAAAAGACATGTTGAGCTTTAGACGCGACATGCAAATGATTTTCCAAGATCCATATGCATCGCTGAATCCAAAAATGAAGGTTCGTGACATTATTGCAGAAGGAATCGATATTCACGGCTTAGCATCTTCAACAGAAGATCGCAATAAGCAAGTTGATGATTTATTAAAAACAGTTGGTTTGAATCCAGATCACTCAACACGTTATCCACATGAGTTCTCAGGTGGACAACGTCAACGTATTGGGATTGCTCGTGCGTTAGCTGTCCAGCCTAAATTTATCATTTGTGATGAACCAATTTCAGCTCTTGATGTATCAATTCAAGCACAAGTAGTTAACTTATTGATGGAATTACAAAAAGAAAAAGGGTTAACGTATCTATTTATTGCCCATGATTTATCAATGGTGAAATATATTAGTGATCGTATTGGCGTAATGTACTTTGGTAAACTTGTTGAATTGGCATCTGCGGATGAAGTTTATAACAATCCGCTACATCCATATACAGAAAGCTTGCTATCTGCTGTACCACTTCCTGATCCTAATTATGAGCGTAATCGTGTACGTATTCCGTACAAACCAAGACCTGAATCTGGTGCAGAAGAAAAACTAAGAGAGATTACACCGGGTCATTTTGTTTATTGTGCTGAAGCAGATGTTCCAGCCTTACAAGAAAAAGCAGCAAAATATAAAAAATAA